From the genome of Muricauda sp. SCSIO 64092, one region includes:
- a CDS encoding ArsR/SmtB family transcription factor produces the protein MGLAKTEIFTAHQNEIAIFAKAFGHPARVAILQQLFKMDNCYCGNLVDEIGLAQPTISQHLKELRNLGLIKGQVEGTSVCYCIDKENWAAMKEVMGDFLDQDLPENEDCC, from the coding sequence ATGGGATTGGCCAAGACAGAAATATTTACTGCCCATCAAAATGAGATAGCCATTTTTGCCAAGGCGTTCGGACATCCTGCCCGTGTCGCAATTTTGCAACAGCTGTTTAAAATGGATAACTGTTATTGTGGCAATCTGGTCGATGAAATTGGTCTGGCACAGCCCACGATATCGCAACATCTAAAGGAACTGCGAAACCTGGGTCTTATTAAAGGTCAGGTTGAGGGAACAAGTGTATGCTATTGCATTGATAAGGAGAACTGGGCGGCCATGAAGGAAGTCATGGGGGATTTTCTTGACCAGGACCTTCCTGAAAATGAAGATTGTTGCTAA
- a CDS encoding C45 family autoproteolytic acyltransferase/hydolase, translating to MYHPRLYGDFYDMGHKYGKLLHDKANFSLPAISKRKMEFGLSSYEVLKSYYPEVVEEIKGFADGIKAAPEQLAAFLLSLGMFNTTGQCSVFAHRNNDGVIVGRNYDMLFAFKKFTESSLIAPKNKFAYIGQSDVFIGRSDGVNEKGLSIAMSFVNGKEPEPGISFHFVVRKVLENCQTTNEAIGLIQSTKVSSANNFLIADRTGDIAVVESSLQKSRVRRPEETQNFIYITNQFMIEGMKVFDQGGVEWSKSGERYSGLKSSLSAVDQMSLEKAKEILSDKCICLDLKKEQFGTIWSVVASLKELKIERAETKPKLTNYKADTRLDWWLRKQRK from the coding sequence ATGTATCACCCAAGATTATACGGCGATTTTTATGATATGGGGCATAAATACGGCAAATTGCTCCATGACAAGGCCAACTTTTCACTTCCTGCTATAAGCAAACGGAAAATGGAGTTTGGACTCTCTTCCTATGAAGTACTAAAAAGCTATTATCCTGAGGTAGTGGAAGAGATAAAAGGCTTTGCCGACGGAATTAAAGCCGCTCCGGAACAACTTGCCGCTTTCCTTTTAAGTCTAGGCATGTTCAACACAACGGGGCAGTGCAGTGTTTTTGCCCATAGGAACAATGACGGGGTCATCGTAGGAAGAAATTACGATATGCTTTTTGCCTTTAAAAAGTTTACGGAGAGTAGCCTGATTGCCCCAAAAAACAAGTTCGCTTATATTGGGCAATCCGATGTCTTTATTGGACGTTCCGATGGTGTCAACGAGAAAGGCTTGTCGATTGCCATGTCTTTTGTGAATGGTAAGGAACCAGAACCAGGAATCAGCTTTCATTTTGTGGTCAGAAAGGTGTTGGAAAATTGCCAAACCACCAATGAGGCCATTGGACTTATTCAGTCAACAAAAGTGTCATCAGCCAATAACTTTCTGATTGCGGACAGGACAGGGGACATTGCGGTGGTTGAATCCTCCCTCCAAAAAAGTAGGGTCAGACGCCCGGAGGAAACGCAAAACTTTATCTATATCACCAATCAGTTTATGATCGAAGGGATGAAAGTCTTTGACCAGGGAGGTGTTGAATGGAGCAAAAGTGGGGAACGCTATAGCGGCTTAAAAAGCAGTTTGTCCGCGGTTGACCAAATGAGTTTGGAAAAGGCCAAGGAAATCTTGTCGGACAAATGTATATGCCTGGATTTAAAAAAGGAACAATTTGGAACAATTTGGTCAGTTGTGGCAAGTTTGAAGGAATTGAAAATTGAACGGGCAGAAACCAAACCAAAACTTACCAACTACAAAGCTGACACAAGGCTTGATTGGTGGTTAAGAAAGCAACGGAAATAA
- a CDS encoding copper resistance protein NlpE, with product MKKLSLLVVMLCTVGSYAQKINQEDLYAIWHLDKYSDDESYYFPPKKEAEDYLSLNRDGTYVSVSEGKQGDGTWIFNANGKYIELESKAGKKEKFHIHFLSGKSMVVTYDTDEYRIWEVHYVSSNTGN from the coding sequence ATGAAAAAGCTATCGTTACTTGTAGTTATGCTGTGCACAGTAGGTTCTTACGCCCAAAAAATCAATCAAGAAGACCTATACGCCATTTGGCATCTTGATAAATATTCCGATGATGAGAGCTATTATTTTCCTCCAAAAAAGGAGGCGGAGGATTATTTGTCCTTGAATAGGGATGGCACCTATGTATCGGTTTCGGAAGGTAAGCAGGGCGATGGAACCTGGATATTCAATGCCAACGGAAAATATATTGAGCTCGAATCCAAAGCAGGGAAAAAAGAGAAGTTCCATATTCATTTTCTTTCTGGAAAATCAATGGTGGTCACCTATGATACCGACGAATACCGAATATGGGAAGTCCATTACGTATCCTCAAATACAGGGAATTGA
- a CDS encoding flavin monoamine oxidase family protein, with translation MTRKDFIKACGLLGLHMPFYSFTMQNQKQKGLDFPGKVMIIGAGAAGLSAGYLLRQKGIDFTILEAASQFGGRMQTNTAFADFPIALGAEWISMDHINFNPLVDTQVALKEIQTIGYSPNDVYGVWDNGKLIRGTLNTFNDKKFKNNSWLGFFKTFIAPSIQENIKYNESIHSIDYTQNKISLASNNGLHMADQVILTVPVSILKAKAIKFTPGLPKKKLQAFEDTDYWDGFKAFFAFKEKFYPSFVDYVIHPKTNGHVSLYDAAWGQDSKMNVLGLFSVGTKAREYGSLSEDEFKMEMLAEMDRIFDGKASRNYIKHLTHNWSTTTHAKGAYVSDFTAYRTIAKLQEPIEDKIHFAGDAYTDGTNWGNVHDAIRSAKQCVDTILNKKK, from the coding sequence ATGACACGAAAAGACTTTATCAAAGCATGTGGACTTTTGGGCCTGCATATGCCTTTTTACTCTTTTACCATGCAAAATCAGAAACAAAAGGGTTTGGATTTCCCAGGTAAGGTCATGATTATTGGGGCAGGTGCCGCAGGTTTGTCCGCCGGTTACCTATTAAGACAAAAAGGAATTGATTTTACCATACTGGAAGCTGCTTCGCAATTTGGTGGAAGGATGCAAACCAATACTGCTTTTGCGGATTTTCCAATTGCGCTCGGTGCGGAATGGATTTCCATGGACCATATCAATTTTAATCCCTTGGTGGATACCCAAGTTGCCCTAAAAGAAATACAGACCATAGGGTATTCCCCAAACGATGTGTATGGGGTTTGGGACAACGGAAAACTGATTCGGGGCACACTCAACACCTTCAATGATAAAAAATTTAAGAACAACTCCTGGCTTGGCTTCTTCAAAACGTTTATAGCACCGTCCATTCAAGAAAACATCAAGTACAACGAATCCATTCATTCCATAGATTACACCCAAAACAAAATCTCCTTGGCATCCAACAATGGACTGCACATGGCTGACCAGGTCATACTTACCGTTCCGGTGTCCATCCTTAAAGCAAAGGCTATAAAATTCACACCTGGTTTGCCCAAGAAAAAGCTACAGGCTTTTGAGGACACCGACTACTGGGACGGATTTAAGGCGTTTTTTGCATTTAAGGAAAAGTTTTATCCATCATTTGTTGATTATGTAATACATCCGAAAACCAATGGACATGTATCCCTTTATGATGCCGCTTGGGGACAGGACAGCAAAATGAACGTCTTGGGACTTTTTTCAGTTGGGACTAAGGCAAGGGAATATGGAAGTTTATCGGAAGATGAGTTCAAAATGGAAATGTTGGCGGAAATGGACCGCATATTTGACGGGAAAGCAAGTAGAAACTATATCAAGCACTTGACCCATAACTGGTCTACCACTACCCACGCAAAAGGGGCATATGTAAGTGATTTCACAGCATACAGGACCATTGCCAAACTACAGGAGCCTATAGAGGACAAAATCCATTTTGCCGGAGATGCCTATACGGATGGAACAAACTGGGGCAATGTCCACGATGCGATACGCTCGGCCAAACAATGCGTGGATACCATTTTGAACAAGAAAAAATGA